The following proteins are encoded in a genomic region of Rattus rattus isolate New Zealand chromosome 2, Rrattus_CSIRO_v1, whole genome shotgun sequence:
- the Cnot3 gene encoding CCR4-NOT transcription complex subunit 3 isoform X2, which yields MADKRKLQGEIDRCLKKVSEGVEQFEDIWQKLHNAANANQKEKYEADLKKEIKKLQRLRDQIKTWVASNEIKDKRQLIENRKLIETQMERFKVVERETKTKAYSKEGLGLAQKVDPAQKEKEEVGQWLTNTIDTLNMQVDQFESEVESLSVQTRKKKGDKDKQDRIEGLKRHIEKHRYHVRMLETILRMLDNDSILVDAIRKIKDDVEYYVDSSQDPDFEENEFLYDDLDLEDIPQALVATSPPSHSHMEDEIFNQSSSTPTSTTSSSPIPPSPANCTTENSEDDKKRGRSTDSEVSQSPAKNGSKPVHSNQHPQSPAVPPTYPSGPPPATSALSSTPGNNGASTPAAPPSALGPKASPAPSHNSGTPAPYAQAVAPPNASGPSNAQPRPPSAQPSGGSGGGSGGSSSNSNSGTGGGAGKQNGATSYSSVVADSPAEVALSSSGGSSASSQALGPTSGPHNPAPSTLKESSTAAPSGAGSVASGSGNNSGGPSLLVPLPVNPPSSPTPSFSEAKAAGTLLNGPPQFSTTPEIKAPEPLSSLKSMAERAAISSGIEDPVPTLHLTDRDIILSSTSAPPTSSQPPLQLSEVNIPLSLGVCPLGPVSLTKEQLYQQAMEEAAWHHMPHPSDSERIRQYLPRNPCPTPPYHHQMPPPHSDTVEFYQRLSTETLFFIFYYLEGTKAQYLAAKALKKQSWRFHTKYMMWFQRHEEPKTITDEFEQGTYIYFDYEKWGQRKKEGFTFEYRYLEDRDLQ from the exons ATGGCGGACAAGCGCAAACTCCAAG GTGAGATTGATCGCTGCCTCAAGAAGGTGTCCGAAGGTGTGGAGCAGTTTGAAGATATTTGGCAAAAG CTCCACAATGCAGCCAACGCGAACCAGAAAGAAAAGTATGAGGCTGACCTAAAGAAGGAGATTAAGAAGCTACaa CGGCTGAGGGACCAGATCAAGACATGGGTAGCATCCAATGAGATCAAGGACAAAAGGCAGCTTATCGAAAACCGCAAGCTCATTGAAACG CAAATGGAACGGTTCAAAGTTGTGGAACGAGAGACCAAAACCAAAGCCTATAGCAAGGAGGGTCTCGGTCTGGCTCAGAAGGTGGACCCTGcccagaaggagaaggaagaggttgGCCAGTGGCTCACG aACACCATTGACACCTTAAATATGCAGGTGGACCAGTTTGAGAGTGAGGTGGAGTCACTGTCGGTACAGACGCGCAAGAAGAAAGGCGATAAGGAT AAGCAGGACCGGATTGAGGGCTTGAAGCGGCACATCGAGAAGCACCGCTACCATGTACGTATGCTGGAGACCATCCTGCGCATGCTGGACAATGACTCCATCCTGGTTGATGCCATCCGCAAGATCAAGGATGATGTAGAGTACTACGTTGACTCATCCCAGGACCCCGACTTTGAAGAGAATGAGTTCCTCTATGACGACCTGGACCTCGAGGACATTC CACAGGCGCTGGTCGCCACCTCCCCCCCCAGCCACAGCCACATGGAGGACGAGATCTTCAACCAGTCTAGCAGTACACCCACCTCAACAACCTCCAGCTCTCCCATCCCACCCAGCCCAGCTAACTGCACTACG GAAAACTCTGAAGATGATAAGAAGAGAGGCCGCTCTACAGATAGTGAAGTCAGCCAG TCTCCAGCCAAAAATGGCTCCAAGCCTGTCCACAGCAACCAGCACCCCCAGTCCCCAGCTGTGCCGCCCACCTACCCCTCTGGCCCCCCACCTGCCACTTCTGCCTTGAGCTCCACCCCTGGCAACAATGGGGCCTCTACCCCAGCAGCACCTCCAAGTGCCCTGGGCCCTAAGGCCAGTCCAGCTCCCAGCCACAACTCGGGTACTCCTGCCCCCTATGCCCAGGCTGTGGCCCCACCCAATGCCAGCGGGCCCAGCAATGCCCAGCCCCGGCCCCCCAGTGCCCAGCCAAGCGGGGGAAGTGGTGGTGGCAGCGGAGGGAGCAGCAGCAATAGTAACAGTGGCACAGGCGGAGGGGCTGGCAAGCAGAACGGTGCCACCA GCTATAGTTCGGTTGTGGCAGACAGCCCTGCAGAGGTGGCCCTGAGTAGCAGTGGGGGCAGCAGTGCCAGCAGCCAAGCCCTGGGGCCCACATCGGGCCCTCATAACCCAGCTCCCAGCACCTT AAAGGAATCCAGTACAGCAGCCCCATCcggggctgggagtgtggcttcAGGCTCAGGGAACAACTCAGGGGGACCCAGCCTCTTGGTGCCACTGCCTGTAAATCCCCCCAGTTCTCCAACGCCCAGCTTCAGTGAAGCCAAGGCAGCTGGCACTCTTCTTAATGGTCCCCCACAGTTCAGCACCACCCCAGAAATCAAG gcCCCTGAACCTCTGAGCTCTCTGAAATCCATGGCAGAACGGGCAGCTATCAGCTCTGGTATTGAGGACCCTGTGCCAACGTTACACCTAACTGATAGAG ACATCATCCTGAGCAGCACATCAGCACCACCCACCTCATCCCAGCCACCCCTGCAGCTATCAGAGGTGAACATACCATTGTCACTGGGCGTCTGTCCATTGGGGCCAGTGTCCCTCACCAAGGAGCAGCTATACCAACAGGCCATGGAAGAGGCCGCCTGGCACCACATGCCCCACCCCTCTGACTCCGAGCGCATTCG GCAGTACCTTCCCCGGAACCCTTGCCCGACACCCCCCTACCACCACCAGATGCCACCCCCGCACTCGGACACTGTGGAGTTCTACCAGCGCCTGTCAACTGAGACgctcttcttcatcttctacTATCTGGAG GGAACCAAGGCACAGTACTTGGCAGCCAAGGCCCTAAAGAAGCAGTCCTGGCGATTCCACACCAAGTATATGATGTGGTTTCAGAGGCATGAGGAGCCCAAGACCATCACAGATGAGTTTGAGCAG GGCACCTACATCTACTTTGACTACGAGAAGTGGGGCCAGCGGAAGAAGGAAGGCTTCACCTTTGAGTATCGCTACCTGGAGGACCGGGACCTCCAGTGA
- the Cnot3 gene encoding CCR4-NOT transcription complex subunit 3 isoform X3 — translation MADKRKLQGEIDRCLKKVSEGVEQFEDIWQKLHNAANANQKEKYEADLKKEIKKLQRLRDQIKTWVASNEIKDKRQLIENRKLIETQMERFKVVERETKTKAYSKEGLGLAQKVDPAQKEKEEVGQWLTNTIDTLNMQVDQFESEVESLSVQTRKKKGDKDQKQDRIEGLKRHIEKHRYHVRMLETILRMLDNDSILVDAIRKIKDDVEYYVDSSQDPDFEENEFLYDDLDLEDIPQALVATSPPSHSHMEDEIFNQSSSTPTSTTSSSPIPPSPANCTTENSEDDKKRGRSTDSEVSQSPAKNGSKPVHSNQHPQSPAVPPTYPSGPPPATSALSSTPGNNGASTPAAPPSALGPKASPAPSHNSGYSSVVADSPAEVALSSSGGSSASSQALGPTSGPHNPAPSTLKESSTAAPSGAGSVASGSGNNSGGPSLLVPLPVNPPSSPTPSFSEAKAAGTLLNGPPQFSTTPEIKAPEPLSSLKSMAERAAISSGIEDPVPTLHLTDRDIILSSTSAPPTSSQPPLQLSEVNIPLSLGVCPLGPVSLTKEQLYQQAMEEAAWHHMPHPSDSERIRQYLPRNPCPTPPYHHQMPPPHSDTVEFYQRLSTETLFFIFYYLEGTKAQYLAAKALKKQSWRFHTKYMMWFQRHEEPKTITDEFEQGTYIYFDYEKWGQRKKEGFTFEYRYLEDRDLQ, via the exons ATGGCGGACAAGCGCAAACTCCAAG GTGAGATTGATCGCTGCCTCAAGAAGGTGTCCGAAGGTGTGGAGCAGTTTGAAGATATTTGGCAAAAG CTCCACAATGCAGCCAACGCGAACCAGAAAGAAAAGTATGAGGCTGACCTAAAGAAGGAGATTAAGAAGCTACaa CGGCTGAGGGACCAGATCAAGACATGGGTAGCATCCAATGAGATCAAGGACAAAAGGCAGCTTATCGAAAACCGCAAGCTCATTGAAACG CAAATGGAACGGTTCAAAGTTGTGGAACGAGAGACCAAAACCAAAGCCTATAGCAAGGAGGGTCTCGGTCTGGCTCAGAAGGTGGACCCTGcccagaaggagaaggaagaggttgGCCAGTGGCTCACG aACACCATTGACACCTTAAATATGCAGGTGGACCAGTTTGAGAGTGAGGTGGAGTCACTGTCGGTACAGACGCGCAAGAAGAAAGGCGATAAGGAT CAGAAGCAGGACCGGATTGAGGGCTTGAAGCGGCACATCGAGAAGCACCGCTACCATGTACGTATGCTGGAGACCATCCTGCGCATGCTGGACAATGACTCCATCCTGGTTGATGCCATCCGCAAGATCAAGGATGATGTAGAGTACTACGTTGACTCATCCCAGGACCCCGACTTTGAAGAGAATGAGTTCCTCTATGACGACCTGGACCTCGAGGACATTC CACAGGCGCTGGTCGCCACCTCCCCCCCCAGCCACAGCCACATGGAGGACGAGATCTTCAACCAGTCTAGCAGTACACCCACCTCAACAACCTCCAGCTCTCCCATCCCACCCAGCCCAGCTAACTGCACTACG GAAAACTCTGAAGATGATAAGAAGAGAGGCCGCTCTACAGATAGTGAAGTCAGCCAG TCTCCAGCCAAAAATGGCTCCAAGCCTGTCCACAGCAACCAGCACCCCCAGTCCCCAGCTGTGCCGCCCACCTACCCCTCTGGCCCCCCACCTGCCACTTCTGCCTTGAGCTCCACCCCTGGCAACAATGGGGCCTCTACCCCAGCAGCACCTCCAAGTGCCCTGGGCCCTAAGGCCAGTCCAGCTCCCAGCCACAACTCGG GCTATAGTTCGGTTGTGGCAGACAGCCCTGCAGAGGTGGCCCTGAGTAGCAGTGGGGGCAGCAGTGCCAGCAGCCAAGCCCTGGGGCCCACATCGGGCCCTCATAACCCAGCTCCCAGCACCTT AAAGGAATCCAGTACAGCAGCCCCATCcggggctgggagtgtggcttcAGGCTCAGGGAACAACTCAGGGGGACCCAGCCTCTTGGTGCCACTGCCTGTAAATCCCCCCAGTTCTCCAACGCCCAGCTTCAGTGAAGCCAAGGCAGCTGGCACTCTTCTTAATGGTCCCCCACAGTTCAGCACCACCCCAGAAATCAAG gcCCCTGAACCTCTGAGCTCTCTGAAATCCATGGCAGAACGGGCAGCTATCAGCTCTGGTATTGAGGACCCTGTGCCAACGTTACACCTAACTGATAGAG ACATCATCCTGAGCAGCACATCAGCACCACCCACCTCATCCCAGCCACCCCTGCAGCTATCAGAGGTGAACATACCATTGTCACTGGGCGTCTGTCCATTGGGGCCAGTGTCCCTCACCAAGGAGCAGCTATACCAACAGGCCATGGAAGAGGCCGCCTGGCACCACATGCCCCACCCCTCTGACTCCGAGCGCATTCG GCAGTACCTTCCCCGGAACCCTTGCCCGACACCCCCCTACCACCACCAGATGCCACCCCCGCACTCGGACACTGTGGAGTTCTACCAGCGCCTGTCAACTGAGACgctcttcttcatcttctacTATCTGGAG GGAACCAAGGCACAGTACTTGGCAGCCAAGGCCCTAAAGAAGCAGTCCTGGCGATTCCACACCAAGTATATGATGTGGTTTCAGAGGCATGAGGAGCCCAAGACCATCACAGATGAGTTTGAGCAG GGCACCTACATCTACTTTGACTACGAGAAGTGGGGCCAGCGGAAGAAGGAAGGCTTCACCTTTGAGTATCGCTACCTGGAGGACCGGGACCTCCAGTGA
- the Leng1 gene encoding leukocyte receptor cluster member 1 — protein sequence MNILPKKSWHVRNKDNVARVRRDEAQAREEEKERERRVLLAQQEARTEFLRKKARGRNSLPELEAADPGARSGPVDLFRELLEEGKGVPRGNKEHEEEKRQEKERQEKALGILTYLGQSAAEAQTQPPWYQLPPGQKGCPPGPSPDEKIKNRLDPLREMQKHLGKKRHSSESHPSREERPPKQQPREPPSLEKLRAERLQREAAERARAEALLARVQGQVSQQGQVEMEETDERKRRYNSQFNPQLARRPRQQNPTPPH from the exons ATGAATATCTTACCCAAGAAGAGCTGGCACGTCCGGAACAAGGACAATGTCGCTCGCGTGCGACGCGACGAGGCCCAGGCccgggaggaggagaaggagcgtGAGCGGAGGGTGCTGCTCGCTCAGCAAGAG GCCCGTACGGAATTCCTACGGAAGAAAGCCAGGGGCCGAAACTCACTGCCTGAGCTGGAAGCAGCAGACCCAGGAGCTCGTTCTGGCCCTGTGGACCTGTTTCGGGAGCTgctggaagaagggaaaggagtgCCCAGAGGCAATAAAGAGCATGAGGAAGAGAAACGACAGGAAAAA gagagacaagagaaagcACTAGGTATTCTGACATACTTGGGCCAAAGTGCAGCAGAGGCCCAAACTCAACCTCCCTGGTACCAGCTACCCCCAGGGCAAAAAGGCTGCCCTCCAGGCCCAAGCCCAGATGAGAAGATCAAAAATCGACTGGACCCCTTGAGGGAGATGCAGAAGCACCTGGGCAAGAAAAGGCACAGCAGCGAAAGCCATCCTTCCAGAGAGGAACGGCCTCCGAAACAACAGCCCAGAGA GCCACCTTCCCTAGAAAAGCTCCGTGCCGAGCGTCTTCAGcgggaagcagctgagagagctCGAGCAGAGGCCCTGCTGGCCCGGGTACAAGGACAGGTATCCCAGCAAGGTCAGGTGGAAATGGAAGAGACAGATGAACGGAAGCGGCGATACAACTCCCAGTTCAACCCCCAACTGGCTCGGCGACCCCGCCAGCAGAACCCAACTCCTCCCCACTGA
- the Cnot3 gene encoding CCR4-NOT transcription complex subunit 3 isoform X1: protein MADKRKLQGEIDRCLKKVSEGVEQFEDIWQKLHNAANANQKEKYEADLKKEIKKLQRLRDQIKTWVASNEIKDKRQLIENRKLIETQMERFKVVERETKTKAYSKEGLGLAQKVDPAQKEKEEVGQWLTNTIDTLNMQVDQFESEVESLSVQTRKKKGDKDQKQDRIEGLKRHIEKHRYHVRMLETILRMLDNDSILVDAIRKIKDDVEYYVDSSQDPDFEENEFLYDDLDLEDIPQALVATSPPSHSHMEDEIFNQSSSTPTSTTSSSPIPPSPANCTTENSEDDKKRGRSTDSEVSQSPAKNGSKPVHSNQHPQSPAVPPTYPSGPPPATSALSSTPGNNGASTPAAPPSALGPKASPAPSHNSGTPAPYAQAVAPPNASGPSNAQPRPPSAQPSGGSGGGSGGSSSNSNSGTGGGAGKQNGATSYSSVVADSPAEVALSSSGGSSASSQALGPTSGPHNPAPSTLKESSTAAPSGAGSVASGSGNNSGGPSLLVPLPVNPPSSPTPSFSEAKAAGTLLNGPPQFSTTPEIKAPEPLSSLKSMAERAAISSGIEDPVPTLHLTDRDIILSSTSAPPTSSQPPLQLSEVNIPLSLGVCPLGPVSLTKEQLYQQAMEEAAWHHMPHPSDSERIRQYLPRNPCPTPPYHHQMPPPHSDTVEFYQRLSTETLFFIFYYLEGTKAQYLAAKALKKQSWRFHTKYMMWFQRHEEPKTITDEFEQGTYIYFDYEKWGQRKKEGFTFEYRYLEDRDLQ, encoded by the exons ATGGCGGACAAGCGCAAACTCCAAG GTGAGATTGATCGCTGCCTCAAGAAGGTGTCCGAAGGTGTGGAGCAGTTTGAAGATATTTGGCAAAAG CTCCACAATGCAGCCAACGCGAACCAGAAAGAAAAGTATGAGGCTGACCTAAAGAAGGAGATTAAGAAGCTACaa CGGCTGAGGGACCAGATCAAGACATGGGTAGCATCCAATGAGATCAAGGACAAAAGGCAGCTTATCGAAAACCGCAAGCTCATTGAAACG CAAATGGAACGGTTCAAAGTTGTGGAACGAGAGACCAAAACCAAAGCCTATAGCAAGGAGGGTCTCGGTCTGGCTCAGAAGGTGGACCCTGcccagaaggagaaggaagaggttgGCCAGTGGCTCACG aACACCATTGACACCTTAAATATGCAGGTGGACCAGTTTGAGAGTGAGGTGGAGTCACTGTCGGTACAGACGCGCAAGAAGAAAGGCGATAAGGAT CAGAAGCAGGACCGGATTGAGGGCTTGAAGCGGCACATCGAGAAGCACCGCTACCATGTACGTATGCTGGAGACCATCCTGCGCATGCTGGACAATGACTCCATCCTGGTTGATGCCATCCGCAAGATCAAGGATGATGTAGAGTACTACGTTGACTCATCCCAGGACCCCGACTTTGAAGAGAATGAGTTCCTCTATGACGACCTGGACCTCGAGGACATTC CACAGGCGCTGGTCGCCACCTCCCCCCCCAGCCACAGCCACATGGAGGACGAGATCTTCAACCAGTCTAGCAGTACACCCACCTCAACAACCTCCAGCTCTCCCATCCCACCCAGCCCAGCTAACTGCACTACG GAAAACTCTGAAGATGATAAGAAGAGAGGCCGCTCTACAGATAGTGAAGTCAGCCAG TCTCCAGCCAAAAATGGCTCCAAGCCTGTCCACAGCAACCAGCACCCCCAGTCCCCAGCTGTGCCGCCCACCTACCCCTCTGGCCCCCCACCTGCCACTTCTGCCTTGAGCTCCACCCCTGGCAACAATGGGGCCTCTACCCCAGCAGCACCTCCAAGTGCCCTGGGCCCTAAGGCCAGTCCAGCTCCCAGCCACAACTCGGGTACTCCTGCCCCCTATGCCCAGGCTGTGGCCCCACCCAATGCCAGCGGGCCCAGCAATGCCCAGCCCCGGCCCCCCAGTGCCCAGCCAAGCGGGGGAAGTGGTGGTGGCAGCGGAGGGAGCAGCAGCAATAGTAACAGTGGCACAGGCGGAGGGGCTGGCAAGCAGAACGGTGCCACCA GCTATAGTTCGGTTGTGGCAGACAGCCCTGCAGAGGTGGCCCTGAGTAGCAGTGGGGGCAGCAGTGCCAGCAGCCAAGCCCTGGGGCCCACATCGGGCCCTCATAACCCAGCTCCCAGCACCTT AAAGGAATCCAGTACAGCAGCCCCATCcggggctgggagtgtggcttcAGGCTCAGGGAACAACTCAGGGGGACCCAGCCTCTTGGTGCCACTGCCTGTAAATCCCCCCAGTTCTCCAACGCCCAGCTTCAGTGAAGCCAAGGCAGCTGGCACTCTTCTTAATGGTCCCCCACAGTTCAGCACCACCCCAGAAATCAAG gcCCCTGAACCTCTGAGCTCTCTGAAATCCATGGCAGAACGGGCAGCTATCAGCTCTGGTATTGAGGACCCTGTGCCAACGTTACACCTAACTGATAGAG ACATCATCCTGAGCAGCACATCAGCACCACCCACCTCATCCCAGCCACCCCTGCAGCTATCAGAGGTGAACATACCATTGTCACTGGGCGTCTGTCCATTGGGGCCAGTGTCCCTCACCAAGGAGCAGCTATACCAACAGGCCATGGAAGAGGCCGCCTGGCACCACATGCCCCACCCCTCTGACTCCGAGCGCATTCG GCAGTACCTTCCCCGGAACCCTTGCCCGACACCCCCCTACCACCACCAGATGCCACCCCCGCACTCGGACACTGTGGAGTTCTACCAGCGCCTGTCAACTGAGACgctcttcttcatcttctacTATCTGGAG GGAACCAAGGCACAGTACTTGGCAGCCAAGGCCCTAAAGAAGCAGTCCTGGCGATTCCACACCAAGTATATGATGTGGTTTCAGAGGCATGAGGAGCCCAAGACCATCACAGATGAGTTTGAGCAG GGCACCTACATCTACTTTGACTACGAGAAGTGGGGCCAGCGGAAGAAGGAAGGCTTCACCTTTGAGTATCGCTACCTGGAGGACCGGGACCTCCAGTGA